The Candidatus Poribacteria bacterium genomic sequence GATGGTTGCCGTATGGCCCTACGAAAGTCTCGAACAGCGGGCAGAAATCCGACGCGCTGCCGAAGCCGAACCAAATCCGGTATGGCCCCCCGATACAAGCGATCTCATTGTGTCGATGGTCTCTGAGATTTTTCTGCCAGCCCCGTTTATGGAACCCTTAGGTGAAAAAGACCTCGGTCCGTTGTATGAAATGCGTTTGTACACCTATCCCGTCGAAGGCATGCCGCAAGTGCTGGAGGCGTGGAGTGCTGCTATCCCCGAACGCGTGAAGTTCTCACCGTTGGCAGGTTGTTGGTACTCGGAATACGGTGGTGTCAACAATTTCATCCATCTATGGGCATATCGAAGTTTTGAGGAACGCGCCCGAATCCGAGCAGAAACGCGAGAGAAAGGTGTCTGGCCCCCCAAAGGCTCTGTCAGACCCATCACACAGGAAAG encodes the following:
- a CDS encoding NIPSNAP family protein — encoded protein: MIYEIRTYNLKLGQLNEYWERFGEKLPARQELSKLGGHWYTEVGPLNQMVAVWPYESLEQRAEIRRAAEAEPNPVWPPDTSDLIVSMVSEIFLPAPFMEPLGEKDLGPLYEMRLYTYPVEGMPQVLEAWSAAIPERVKFSPLAGCWYSEYGGVNNFIHLWAYRSFEERARIRAETREKGVWPPKGSVRPITQESKLLLPAPFSPMQ